TGCTCAATCAGTTCACCGATCTTATGAGTTCGTTTACAGCGATTGGGAAACGGATTGATTCCCAAATCCCTCACTTTCTGCAGTTTTTCTCGTCGTACTTTCAGCAACTGATTAATGTTTTCCATTTTTTTTCTCCATTTATCTAATTTGTGATTCTACGGTTAGTTATGCCGCAGTCACGTTTCCTAATTTATGAGAGTGGTTTTTGTGTCAAGTTTGGTATAAGATTTGCCACTAAGACACGAAGCCACAAAGAATCTACAATTGTCTTTCTGAGGAATTCTTGCAAAGGCAATCGACGAAGAATCTTAACAAAACTTTCTAACTCTGAATGTGCTTTTCGTAAGACTTTGTGAAAGAAGCCTTTTCACTAATTCAACTTATTTAATTCTGCTGTTACATAGAACAAGCTTCAAGACTTGTCACATGCCAAAAGGTTATGTGATAAGTCGATTTTTACTTTTTTTTATCGAGATGGTCAAACCAACATAAATTCAAAACGTATCCCCCGAATAATATTTATTTTTCAGTAATCAACAAAAACACAATAATTTCATTTTTTTCAAGCTCATGAATTTTTAATCTGTGAAATCAATTCAATTTCACTGGGTTATTCATGGGAAAAGCAAACAAAGCCTTTTATAGTAACCATTTCAATGGTTTTTTATTTGTGTAAACGGTTGAAACCGTTGTCAGAAATATTTCTCGTATCAAGATTCCCACGAATGAATTCGTGGGCTTTACTGGATAAGGTTTTGGACAGTTAATAAAGCAACAATTTCATTTATTACAATAAATTAGGTTTATACCTTCCAAATTTTTCGGGGGGAAGCGTGAATATAAATTTAATTTTGTTTCTGTGTTAATCGATGCTATTCGGTATTTATTCCTTCTCTTCCTCCGGCATTTCGAATTTCAGTTTTACAACTACCGGACGATGATCGGTGATGTATTTATAGCGCGCATCATCTCCGCCTTCCATGAATTTATCGATGGTAACCACTTTTACAAATTCTTGTGAGCTTTCAAATTCATCATAAAGTTCGTTGGAGATGAGAATGTGATCGATATGACCACGATATTTCCAGTAAGGATAACTCCAGTCGGCACTGTCGTTCTGGGCAATTTCATAATCGACAAATCTGTATTCAGCAGGTTTTTGCAAAAGGCTGGTAAAAACATTGGCAGCGCCTTCATCTATCAATTGATCATTCAAATCACCCAGAACGATCACATTGTCGTCGGGATGGTTTGCCAAAATCCAGGCATCCAGTTTTTCTACAGCAGCCCGACGGCGTGCTTCATTTTCGGCTCCCGTTCTGGCTTTAAAATGATTATTTACAATGATGATCTCCTGGTCGGCAAAAGTACATTCCAATACCAGCGGACTGCGTGGGAATGGCTGCCATTCTCCAAAAAAAATCTCATAAATTCCACTCACTCCGATCAGATCGGTTTTGTAGATAAAAGCCAGTTCCAGCTTCCAGTAATTGCGATTGGCTCGATAGCCGCTCCAGTTATGTTTATCCAGTGCATTAAGTTGATCGATCAAACAAAAGAAAGCTGAATCACTTTCGATCTCCTGGAAACCGATAATATCAGGATCGACAGCATTGATTATGTCAGCTGCATAATCTATTGTAAAATCACTTTTGGGAAAGTTTTGAATATTCCAGGTCATCACTTCCAAAGTTTGCTCTTCACCCACTTCCAGTTTATCATATTCAATTTCGGGAAGTTCTTCGCTCTCTAAAATTGCAAAAAGCAGAAAGCAGAAAGCAAAAATAATTTTTCTCATAATATCTCCAATTTTTTCCAACTTCGGAATGTACGAAGTTCTTCCGAATGTTGAATTTAGTAAATTTTAACTCATAAACATTCGAATGATCTCGAAAAAATTCGAAAACAATTCGAAAAAATTCGAAAACAATTCGAAGATTATTTCATCAATACCATTTTCCTTGTAAAAATCTGGTTTCCAGCTTGCAATCTGGCAAAATAAATGCCCGAAGAAACAGGTTTGTTGTTGTTATCGGTACCGTTCCAGACAACAGAATAACTCGGTGACGTGCCATATCCTTCGACAGGCTCAGGATGACTTTTTCCCTCTCTCTTTGCTAAACTCCCGCTTGGGAACGTAAATGTTTTCACTTTCTGGCCTTTCAGATTAAAAATTTCAATTGTCGCAAAGACAGAGCTTTGCGTTACGCTGAAGCTGATTGTCGTGCTGGGATTGAAAGGATTGGGATAATTTGTAATATGAATTTGAGATTCAGGAATATTATTTTGAGCAGAAACCGGATTCAACATCAAATCCAAAGAATTGAATACATTTAACCTTCCTCCGGAAACAGTCACATTTTCCAGATCGGGAATAATATCAACACCATCCAATAAAAACTGTTTGATTTCCAGACATTTTGTAGGGTCTGCTTCATATTCCAGCAGCCAATCCTGAGGTGCTGCAGAAAACATAAGAGCAACCGCTCCTGCCAAATGCGGTGCCGCCATTGAAGTTCCAGTTTTCCACGTATAATCGTTATTCCAATTTGTAGAGTAAATACTGCTGCCTGGAGCTCCCAGATCAATGCATTCCAAGCCATAAGCCGCACTGTTGTGTTTTGTATCGTCATTCATCGTATTGGTTACTGTTAAAAGATAATCACTTTCGCAAGCTGTTGGCATGTCGCCGCAATTATCAATATTTACGCCAGCATTCATAGTCGCAGCTGAACTGAGAACACCAGCTACACCTAGAGAATCGTAAATTGCGCTCCACAGTGGGTACTGGTTGGGATTGCCGTAATCTATTCCAAAAGAAGCATTCGTAGAAATTACAAAAGCTCCCAAAGCTCCTGCTGTTTCGTTCCATAACTTTCTCATTTCCAATACATATCCATAACCTTCCACCACAACCGATTCTACACTGGAATCAGCCGCTATCGGCATGATTTTGCCATTCCAGCAAACTCCGGTTACACCTAAATTGTTGTTTCCGATCGCTGCGGCAATTCCTGCCACGTGAGTTCCGTGGCTGTCTGTAGGAATAATACCGCAATGTGTATAACCATTCCAACCGTCGTAATCATCTACATAACCATTACAGTCATCATCAATATTATTATTGGGAATTTCATTGATATTTTTGAAATAGTTTATATCATCATGGTTCAGATCGGCACCACCATCCACAATGGCAATTACTAAAGTATCTCCAAAAGCTGTTACTCCACCGTTTGTAATATTCCAGGCTTCAGGTGCGTCGATATCACTATCTTCAATGCCGTTCATCTGCCCGGTATTGTGCATGTTCCATTGCAGATCAAAACTTTCATCATCAGGAAATTCACGTTGTTCGATGTAATGATTGAATTGTGAAATCATAACATATTTACTTTCATTCAAAGAAATTTTCACATCTTCATCTTTCCATCGATCGGGAACAAAAGAGCACAACCAGATATTCATTCTTCTGGTTAGAAGTCGTTCAAATTTCAGATCAATCTCACTGAATTCATTCTCCAATTTTCGTATCTGCTCCTGGCTGGGAAAGGAAGGATTCAGCTGCACCATTATTTCTCCGGATTTATAGAGAGT
The genomic region above belongs to Candidatus Cloacimonadota bacterium and contains:
- a CDS encoding endonuclease/exonuclease/phosphatase family protein, whose translation is MRKIIFAFCFLLFAILESEELPEIEYDKLEVGEEQTLEVMTWNIQNFPKSDFTIDYAADIINAVDPDIIGFQEIESDSAFFCLIDQLNALDKHNWSGYRANRNYWKLELAFIYKTDLIGVSGIYEIFFGEWQPFPRSPLVLECTFADQEIIIVNNHFKARTGAENEARRRAAVEKLDAWILANHPDDNVIVLGDLNDQLIDEGAANVFTSLLQKPAEYRFVDYEIAQNDSADWSYPYWKYRGHIDHILISNELYDEFESSQEFVKVVTIDKFMEGGDDARYKYITDHRPVVVKLKFEMPEEEKE
- a CDS encoding S8 family serine peptidase codes for the protein MRKSIIILMIFIFSTLFASETLYKSGEIMVQLNPSFPSQEQIRKLENEFSEIDLKFERLLTRRMNIWLCSFVPDRWKDEDVKISLNESKYVMISQFNHYIEQREFPDDESFDLQWNMHNTGQMNGIEDSDIDAPEAWNITNGGVTAFGDTLVIAIVDGGADLNHDDINYFKNINEIPNNNIDDDCNGYVDDYDGWNGYTHCGIIPTDSHGTHVAGIAAAIGNNNLGVTGVCWNGKIMPIAADSSVESVVVEGYGYVLEMRKLWNETAGALGAFVISTNASFGIDYGNPNQYPLWSAIYDSLGVAGVLSSAATMNAGVNIDNCGDMPTACESDYLLTVTNTMNDDTKHNSAAYGLECIDLGAPGSSIYSTNWNNDYTWKTGTSMAAPHLAGAVALMFSAAPQDWLLEYEADPTKCLEIKQFLLDGVDIIPDLENVTVSGGRLNVFNSLDLMLNPVSAQNNIPESQIHITNYPNPFNPSTTISFSVTQSSVFATIEIFNLKGQKVKTFTFPSGSLAKREGKSHPEPVEGYGTSPSYSVVWNGTDNNNKPVSSGIYFARLQAGNQIFTRKMVLMK